A genome region from Streptomyces sp. NBC_01296 includes the following:
- a CDS encoding trypsin-like serine peptidase, with translation MKVHSGRPWGAVRPGVLAVLLIVLAVLGVTTACSGPVETLRRAVPGFSNPVIPGLWTPQRMADADGYEAPVADGLGADLGESDPEPAPVRAAAERTPYRASAPTLGKVFFDGPDGPSVCSGTAVEDPTRPGRSSLVWTAGHCVHGGAGGTWHRNIVFVPSYNDRGLTGASRRAAPAAEVAPLGTWWATWAGTSEQWLAEGAATGGGGASGDFAVLRVARQDTRTSLQEATGAAVPVWFDAPPTAAIPAMKAWGYPAAVPFDGQRMFACQDRPGRLSLRPDRPSLYRIGCTMTGGSSGGGWFARRPDGTLALVSNTSIGPASSTWLAGPRLGGQARTVYASVAKDGPA, from the coding sequence ATGAAAGTGCACTCCGGCCGCCCCTGGGGCGCCGTACGCCCGGGCGTCCTGGCCGTCCTCCTCATCGTCCTGGCCGTCCTCGGCGTCACGACCGCCTGCTCCGGGCCGGTCGAGACGCTCAGGCGAGCCGTACCGGGCTTCTCCAACCCCGTCATCCCCGGCCTCTGGACTCCGCAGCGCATGGCCGATGCCGACGGGTACGAGGCTCCCGTGGCGGACGGGCTCGGTGCCGACCTGGGCGAGAGCGACCCGGAGCCGGCCCCCGTCCGGGCCGCCGCCGAACGTACTCCGTACCGCGCGAGCGCTCCCACGCTGGGGAAGGTGTTCTTCGACGGGCCCGACGGGCCGAGCGTCTGCTCCGGCACCGCCGTCGAGGATCCGACCCGGCCGGGCCGCTCCAGCCTGGTGTGGACGGCGGGCCACTGTGTCCACGGCGGCGCGGGCGGCACCTGGCACCGCAACATCGTCTTCGTCCCCTCCTACAACGACCGGGGCCTCACCGGCGCCTCCCGCCGCGCGGCCCCAGCGGCCGAGGTCGCCCCGCTGGGCACGTGGTGGGCGACCTGGGCCGGTACCTCCGAGCAATGGCTCGCGGAGGGCGCCGCCACCGGTGGCGGCGGGGCGTCCGGCGACTTCGCGGTGCTGCGGGTGGCCCGGCAGGACACCCGCACATCGCTCCAGGAGGCGACCGGGGCAGCCGTACCGGTCTGGTTCGATGCGCCGCCCACCGCGGCGATCCCGGCGATGAAGGCCTGGGGCTACCCGGCCGCCGTCCCCTTCGACGGGCAGCGGATGTTCGCCTGCCAGGACCGCCCCGGACGGCTGTCCCTGCGCCCCGACCGGCCGTCGCTGTACCGCATCGGGTGCACGATGACCGGCGGCTCCTCCGGCGGCGGCTGGTTCGCCCGGCGTCCCGACGGCACCCTCGCCCTCGTCAGCAACACGTCCATCGGCCCGGCCTCGTCCACCTGGCTCGCCGGGCCGCGACTGGGCGGACAGGCCCGGACCGTGTACGCCTCCGTCGCGAAGGACGGCCCGGCCTGA
- a CDS encoding MBL fold metallo-hydrolase has product MAVTALGDLIEIDDRTVLVLGQELDVEHDQPDVANALVHRAGDTVVLVDTGVTPAFRAALRAATDRVGPWSRALVLTTHGHPDHVGNNDLADELGVPVEHYLPALDLDQMRDPASYWARSLERIAGAAALPEPALAADQLVSLFQPMRPFGATTRTYEERPLEQIRIGSLRFTGWTFADGAVRVLRSQGHCAGHVIVHLRDSGVVHLSDEGNGPCGAMADADQLKIQTTLGAVALLFEDGEAALLTDGHTFAVRRAEEVAPYLDGLLEQATALQEAALGLTSESRRVRPSAFTTRFQESVAELGGGGANPNTMFTAMMAVNQLRELGLRPESGGVDAPWSRPTLQNPAPDPPRRAAAARGSQPASTLRGAR; this is encoded by the coding sequence ATGGCCGTGACCGCACTCGGCGACCTGATCGAGATCGACGACAGGACCGTGCTGGTCCTCGGGCAGGAACTGGATGTCGAGCACGACCAGCCGGACGTCGCCAACGCCCTCGTACACCGGGCCGGCGACACCGTGGTGCTGGTCGACACCGGCGTCACGCCGGCCTTCCGCGCGGCACTGCGGGCGGCGACGGACCGGGTCGGGCCCTGGTCCCGGGCACTGGTGCTGACCACGCACGGTCATCCTGACCACGTCGGCAACAACGACCTGGCCGACGAGCTGGGTGTGCCGGTGGAGCACTACCTCCCCGCTCTTGACCTCGACCAGATGCGGGACCCGGCGTCGTACTGGGCGCGGTCCCTCGAGCGGATCGCCGGGGCGGCGGCACTGCCCGAGCCCGCACTGGCCGCCGACCAGTTGGTGTCGCTCTTCCAGCCCATGCGGCCCTTCGGCGCTACGACCCGGACCTACGAGGAGCGACCGCTGGAGCAGATCCGGATCGGCTCGCTGCGATTCACCGGCTGGACCTTCGCCGATGGCGCGGTCCGCGTGCTGCGCAGCCAGGGCCACTGCGCCGGGCACGTGATCGTGCACCTGAGGGACAGCGGCGTCGTTCACCTGTCCGACGAGGGCAACGGACCCTGTGGTGCCATGGCCGACGCCGATCAGCTCAAGATCCAGACCACGCTCGGCGCCGTCGCCCTCCTCTTCGAGGACGGAGAAGCCGCACTCCTCACCGACGGGCACACCTTCGCCGTGCGCCGTGCCGAGGAGGTGGCGCCCTACTTGGACGGACTGCTGGAGCAGGCCACCGCGTTGCAGGAGGCGGCACTCGGTCTGACCAGCGAGAGCAGGCGGGTCCGGCCGAGCGCGTTCACCACCCGCTTCCAGGAATCCGTCGCTGAACTGGGGGGCGGCGGTGCCAACCCGAACACGATGTTCACCGCGATGATGGCGGTCAACCAGCTCCGCGAGCTCGGGCTACGGCCTGAGTCCGGCGGCGTCGACGCGCCCTGGTCCCGGCCCACTCTCCAGAACCCCGCGCCGGACCCCCCGCGGCGTGCCGCGGCCGCCCGCGGCAGTCAGCCGGCCAGCACGCTCAGGGGAGCACGGTAG
- a CDS encoding ADP-ribosyltransferase domain-containing protein produces MTDATTTPAQPDANDPLGLTDLFQGGGEPWLPLLKPVIEAQPDAARFIGQGRSPEVVPVRELTFQALKPNPPHKWKVVVFGQNPYPRPESATGIAMFDNTFNDWKDSQFGRVVSIRCIIKAAAMWKYGIAKKTPIADVRALLKERDTVQPPEWFQAMLTQGVLLLNASLTASGDGAMGADRHTAFWRPVAERIVEEILKAKQDADEEDRGVVFAWWGAHARSLKRIVLRLQKKYPDVEVRHIDHPNPAAQGDIFCEGDHFGMVNEALASLGAEAIDWLPSQGWNEDAAGAGGAGGDVAARMGAFIASTMELHQLYLERLTGVKDEGLVLPAITGVFDTPLMDFQEAVAPVADVLSGLGRQIDRSHEFGKRRADETAGRMSADAIAALYLYTCESAFYREINAVLRSPDRTKVVPYLPYLRLLFSAVSGLPAHTRPLWRGVSLDLRAQYPVGGTVTWWGVSSCTSELSVARSFLGSRGKRTLFEVTPARAVGIRSYSAFTGEEEYILAPGTQLKVTDVQTERGGLCTIKLTEEEAAPLVS; encoded by the coding sequence ATGACCGACGCCACCACCACCCCGGCCCAGCCCGATGCGAACGACCCGCTGGGCCTCACCGATCTCTTCCAGGGCGGCGGCGAACCCTGGCTTCCGCTCCTCAAGCCGGTCATCGAAGCACAGCCGGATGCCGCCCGGTTCATCGGCCAGGGCCGCAGCCCGGAGGTCGTCCCGGTCCGTGAGCTGACCTTCCAGGCGCTCAAGCCGAACCCGCCACACAAGTGGAAGGTCGTCGTCTTCGGCCAGAACCCGTACCCGCGGCCGGAGAGCGCCACCGGGATAGCCATGTTCGACAACACCTTCAACGACTGGAAGGACAGCCAGTTCGGCAGGGTCGTCAGCATCCGCTGCATCATCAAGGCGGCCGCGATGTGGAAGTACGGCATCGCCAAGAAGACACCCATCGCCGACGTCCGCGCCCTGTTGAAGGAGCGGGACACGGTCCAGCCGCCGGAGTGGTTCCAGGCGATGCTCACACAGGGCGTGCTGCTGCTGAACGCCTCGCTCACGGCCAGCGGCGACGGGGCGATGGGGGCCGACCGGCACACCGCGTTCTGGCGGCCCGTCGCCGAACGGATCGTCGAGGAGATCCTCAAGGCCAAGCAGGACGCCGACGAGGAGGACCGCGGCGTCGTGTTCGCGTGGTGGGGTGCCCACGCCCGCAGCCTGAAGAGGATCGTCCTGCGGCTCCAGAAGAAGTATCCGGACGTCGAGGTCCGGCACATCGATCATCCCAACCCGGCGGCCCAGGGCGACATCTTCTGCGAGGGCGACCACTTCGGCATGGTGAACGAGGCCCTCGCGTCGCTGGGCGCCGAGGCGATCGACTGGCTGCCCAGCCAGGGGTGGAACGAGGATGCGGCGGGGGCCGGCGGTGCGGGCGGGGACGTCGCGGCACGCATGGGGGCCTTCATCGCGTCCACCATGGAACTGCACCAGCTCTACCTCGAGCGGCTCACCGGCGTAAAGGACGAGGGGCTCGTCCTCCCGGCGATCACCGGCGTGTTCGACACCCCGCTGATGGACTTCCAGGAAGCCGTCGCCCCGGTCGCCGACGTGCTGTCCGGGCTCGGCCGGCAGATCGACAGGTCCCACGAGTTCGGCAAGCGCCGGGCGGACGAGACCGCCGGCCGCATGTCCGCCGACGCCATCGCCGCGCTCTACCTCTACACCTGCGAGTCCGCCTTCTACCGCGAGATCAACGCCGTCCTCCGCTCCCCGGACCGGACCAAGGTCGTGCCCTACCTCCCTTACCTGCGGCTGCTGTTCTCCGCGGTGTCGGGGCTGCCCGCCCACACCCGGCCGCTCTGGCGCGGTGTGTCGCTGGACCTGCGGGCGCAGTATCCGGTCGGGGGGACCGTGACCTGGTGGGGCGTGTCCTCGTGCACCTCCGAGCTGAGCGTGGCCCGGTCCTTCCTGGGCAGCCGCGGCAAGCGGACGCTCTTCGAGGTGACCCCCGCCCGGGCGGTGGGGATCCGGAGCTACTCCGCCTTCACCGGCGAGGAGGAATACATCCTCGCGCCGGGCACCCAGCTCAAGGTGACGGACGTGCAGACCGAGCGCGGCGGCCTGTGCACGATCAAGCTGACCGAAGAGGAGGCCGCCCCCCTCGTCTCCTGA
- a CDS encoding macro domain-containing protein: MTENRVQPVLRVVLTDVNERVVEAWRAAFADTPGIEIRRGSILDEDVDAWVTPTNSLGRMDGGVDAVIKRHLGAGIQLRVQRAIRDRFAGTLPVGSAVCVPSGATVPRFLISTPTMVQSSQNVKDTLNVALACAAAFQAVHRQNRQVPGSIRSVALVGMGAQTGRVPARVCANLMWTGFTLFHDHWFEDDDQLRATITAQLDGIENAPATERVRIVPPKGHSFRR; encoded by the coding sequence ATGACCGAGAACCGTGTGCAGCCCGTGCTCAGGGTGGTGTTGACCGACGTCAACGAGCGTGTGGTGGAGGCGTGGCGGGCGGCGTTCGCGGACACCCCCGGGATCGAGATCCGCAGGGGTTCGATCCTCGACGAGGACGTCGATGCGTGGGTCACCCCGACCAACTCCCTCGGCCGGATGGACGGCGGGGTCGACGCCGTCATCAAGCGGCACCTCGGGGCCGGCATCCAGCTGCGCGTGCAGCGGGCGATCCGCGACCGGTTCGCCGGAACCCTGCCGGTGGGGAGCGCCGTCTGCGTCCCTTCCGGTGCGACCGTCCCGCGGTTCCTGATATCGACGCCCACCATGGTGCAGTCCTCGCAGAACGTGAAGGACACGCTGAACGTGGCCCTGGCGTGCGCCGCGGCGTTCCAGGCCGTCCACCGGCAGAACCGTCAGGTGCCGGGCAGCATCCGCTCGGTGGCTCTGGTCGGGATGGGCGCGCAGACGGGCCGGGTGCCGGCCCGGGTGTGCGCCAACCTGATGTGGACCGGCTTCACGCTCTTCCACGACCACTGGTTCGAGGACGACGACCAGCTGCGCGCCACGATCACCGCGCAGCTCGACGGCATCGAGAACGCGCCGGCCACGGAGCGGGTGCGCATCGTGCCACCGAAAGGGCATTCCTTTCGCCGCTGA
- a CDS encoding DUF998 domain-containing protein — translation MREITFTASRRLTAGGLLWVSLVQIFVVNNLIVLPHASSRNLEEHIISALGVTRCGLIGGFRFCSPWHEAADIAWVAGGVSLTAAAVLNMVIFPAGRRRNLTFGVLAVSGLGLVSTGFNPYNLRPTVHLLSAGTCFFCGAVGVLLLGGMLRQARRPYWGAAGIVCGVTSIVSATLTALRPDPGVQGLFERIAAWPSVVWIIWTGAFILVFTRRAARDRQ, via the coding sequence ATGCGCGAAATCACCTTCACGGCTTCGAGGAGACTCACGGCCGGAGGCTTGCTCTGGGTGTCATTGGTTCAGATTTTCGTGGTGAACAATCTGATCGTCCTTCCGCATGCCTCGAGTCGGAACCTGGAAGAGCACATCATCTCGGCGCTCGGAGTCACCCGGTGCGGTCTCATCGGGGGGTTCCGCTTCTGCTCGCCCTGGCACGAGGCCGCGGACATCGCCTGGGTCGCCGGAGGGGTGTCCCTCACCGCGGCCGCGGTGCTCAACATGGTGATCTTTCCGGCAGGCCGTCGCAGGAACCTCACGTTCGGCGTATTGGCCGTCAGCGGACTGGGACTCGTGTCCACCGGCTTCAATCCCTACAACCTCCGTCCGACCGTGCATCTCCTGTCCGCCGGAACGTGCTTCTTCTGCGGGGCTGTGGGCGTGCTGCTCCTGGGAGGCATGCTCCGGCAGGCGCGCCGGCCGTACTGGGGCGCCGCCGGCATCGTGTGCGGCGTGACCTCCATCGTCTCGGCCACGCTCACGGCGCTGAGACCGGACCCCGGGGTCCAAGGGCTGTTCGAGCGGATCGCTGCCTGGCCCAGCGTGGTGTGGATCATCTGGACCGGGGCGTTCATCCTCGTCTTCACGCGGCGGGCAGCCCGGGACCGTCAGTGA
- a CDS encoding MFS transporter: MVFAVAMIFVDQTIVSIAAPSIVEELGLSSSGMQRVVNAYLLALAAFFALGGRLADVFGHRRMVVAGTLVFVVSSVLCGSVPSGDFAESWLIIFRATQGLGAALVFPAALAVVVSVVPVDKRGRALALFFVLAGALTALGPLLGGWLTAWTWRAIFWVNVPVAVVALVLTTLARIPDARRRERLDVPGAVLIATGMGLSVLGIQQSSAWGWTGLPTWGCIIGGLFVLAIFCWYEMRTDEPLIKLRVFRDRAFAADTLVLFFSMLAFVPVLFFASVYAQISLSSSPHQAALYVLYFFAGFGLSAQWGGRILDKHGARPTMKLGTALGCVGFALWAAKLTDLSAHDQWPYACLAGAGMGLVLSPASTDAVNRAIGASYGEVTGVTQTVRNYAGALGMAVFGTLLTHVMTSRVAETLTARGLPEAQVQGAARNIAEAVTGHPDDRSPTDGGPTSTLMRSAFQAVHMDFAEANQWVFYGMSIALGVAYLCTLLHPGTRVTGQVTEAEESLQEPTHH; the protein is encoded by the coding sequence ATGGTCTTCGCCGTCGCGATGATCTTTGTGGACCAGACGATCGTCAGCATCGCCGCCCCCAGCATCGTCGAGGAACTCGGCCTCTCGTCCTCCGGAATGCAGCGGGTGGTCAACGCGTATCTGCTCGCGCTCGCCGCGTTCTTCGCGCTCGGCGGGCGGCTCGCCGACGTCTTCGGGCACCGCCGGATGGTGGTGGCGGGCACCCTCGTCTTCGTCGTCTCATCCGTGCTCTGCGGCTCGGTGCCGTCCGGAGACTTCGCCGAGAGCTGGCTGATCATCTTCCGGGCCACCCAGGGGCTGGGCGCGGCGCTGGTGTTCCCCGCCGCCCTCGCCGTCGTCGTCTCCGTCGTCCCCGTCGACAAACGGGGCCGGGCGCTGGCCCTGTTCTTCGTCCTCGCCGGCGCGCTCACCGCGCTCGGACCGCTGCTCGGCGGTTGGCTGACCGCCTGGACCTGGCGGGCCATCTTCTGGGTCAACGTCCCCGTGGCCGTCGTCGCGCTCGTCCTGACCACCCTCGCCCGGATCCCCGACGCCCGGCGGCGTGAACGCCTCGACGTGCCGGGCGCCGTGCTCATCGCCACCGGTATGGGGCTGAGCGTCCTCGGGATCCAGCAGTCATCCGCCTGGGGCTGGACCGGCCTGCCCACCTGGGGCTGCATCATCGGCGGGCTCTTCGTGCTCGCGATCTTCTGCTGGTACGAAATGCGCACCGACGAACCGCTCATCAAGCTGCGCGTCTTCCGTGACCGGGCATTCGCGGCCGACACTCTCGTGCTCTTCTTCTCGATGCTGGCGTTCGTCCCCGTGTTGTTCTTCGCCTCGGTGTACGCGCAGATCTCGCTGAGCTCGTCGCCCCACCAGGCCGCGCTCTACGTGCTGTACTTCTTCGCCGGGTTCGGCCTCTCGGCCCAGTGGGGCGGCAGGATCCTCGACAAGCACGGTGCCCGGCCCACGATGAAGCTCGGCACGGCGCTCGGCTGTGTGGGATTCGCCCTGTGGGCGGCGAAACTGACGGACCTGTCGGCCCACGACCAGTGGCCCTACGCCTGCCTCGCCGGAGCCGGCATGGGCCTCGTGCTCTCCCCGGCCTCCACCGACGCCGTGAACCGGGCGATCGGCGCCTCGTACGGAGAGGTCACCGGTGTCACCCAGACCGTGCGCAACTACGCCGGGGCGCTGGGCATGGCGGTGTTCGGCACGCTCCTCACCCATGTCATGACCAGCCGGGTCGCGGAAACACTCACCGCGAGGGGCCTGCCGGAGGCGCAAGTCCAGGGTGCGGCCCGCAACATCGCGGAGGCGGTCACCGGTCACCCGGACGACCGCAGTCCCACCGACGGCGGGCCGACCTCCACGCTGATGCGGAGCGCCTTCCAGGCCGTCCACATGGACTTCGCCGAGGCCAACCAGTGGGTCTTCTACGGCATGTCCATCGCCCTGGGCGTGGCGTACCTGTGCACACTGCTGCACCCGGGGACGCGGGTGACGGGCCAGGTCACAGAGGCGGAGGAGAGCCTGCAGGAGCCGACGCATCACTGA